Proteins from a single region of Desulfuribacillus stibiiarsenatis:
- a CDS encoding HD domain-containing phosphohydrolase — protein sequence MIRLLDHDIQIKPKLKKELNSDEMLKLIFDYASKIANESRLDNLLQLMTDLGREIVVADRCTIWLLDHETNELWTKVAHGIQEIRIPASTGVVGHVVQTEKPYFTDDAYTDPNFNQNVDKQTGYRTKAMLALPLYNNEGQILGAYQTVNKLTKEQVFSQKDIDNLKMVASYSEKSLVNALLNEEIEKTQKEIIFLMAEIGESRSKETGNHVKRVAEYSKELALLYGMSEEEAELIKMASPMHDIGKVAIPDAVLKKPGKLTDEEFDIMKSHSDIGYQLLAHSNRKILKASAIIAHQHHEKWNGKGYPNGLKGEEIHIYGRISAIGDVFDALASDRCYKPAWELDRVYNLFKEESGEHFDPKLTQLFIDNFDKFVEIKERYKDEDTTATLEKAT from the coding sequence GTGATACGCTTGTTAGACCATGATATTCAAATTAAGCCAAAACTAAAAAAAGAGTTAAACTCTGATGAAATGCTTAAGCTTATCTTTGATTATGCTAGTAAAATAGCAAATGAGTCAAGACTCGATAATCTATTACAATTAATGACTGACCTTGGACGGGAAATTGTCGTAGCCGATCGTTGTACGATTTGGTTGCTCGATCATGAAACGAATGAGCTATGGACGAAGGTAGCACACGGCATTCAGGAGATTCGTATTCCTGCGAGCACTGGAGTAGTAGGACATGTAGTGCAAACCGAAAAACCGTATTTTACAGATGATGCATACACGGACCCGAACTTTAACCAGAATGTTGACAAACAAACCGGATATCGAACCAAGGCGATGTTGGCACTACCTTTATATAATAATGAAGGACAAATTTTAGGGGCTTACCAAACAGTAAACAAGTTGACAAAGGAACAGGTTTTTTCTCAGAAAGATATTGATAACTTGAAAATGGTAGCTTCTTACTCAGAGAAATCGCTCGTCAATGCATTATTAAATGAAGAAATAGAAAAAACGCAAAAAGAAATTATCTTCTTAATGGCTGAAATCGGTGAAAGCCGTTCAAAGGAAACAGGAAATCACGTCAAGCGAGTTGCTGAGTACTCAAAAGAGTTAGCTCTATTGTATGGGATGAGCGAAGAAGAAGCAGAACTGATTAAGATGGCATCGCCAATGCACGATATTGGGAAGGTTGCCATACCCGATGCAGTGTTGAAAAAGCCAGGAAAACTTACGGATGAAGAGTTTGACATTATGAAAAGTCACTCAGACATTGGATATCAATTACTAGCGCACTCCAATCGTAAGATATTAAAAGCTTCCGCAATCATTGCTCATCAACACCATGAAAAATGGAATGGCAAAGGTTACCCAAATGGCCTTAAAGGGGAGGAAATACATATATATGGTAGAATCAGCGCCATAGGAGATGTATTTGACGCCCTTGCTAGCGATAGATGCTATAAGCCAGCTTGGGAGCTAGATCGTGTATATAACCTTTTTAAGGAAGAAAGCGGAGAGCACTTCGATCCTAAATTGACCCAATTATTCATTGATAACTTCGATAAATTTGTGGAAATTAAAGAGCGATATAAGGATGAAGATACTACTGCTACATTGGAAAAGGCGACCTAA